CGTCGTTCCAGCGGGGGTCCGGCGCCCCGGAGAGGTACCAGCTGCTCCCGTTGTCGGCCAGGATCATGCCGTAGGTCTTGAGCGCCTGGAGGATCACGCGGGCGCTCGGGGGAAATCCCGTGATGTCGAATCCCGCCTTGAGGCGGACGCGCATCCCCATGGGCGGCAGATCGGCATCCGTATAAGCGCTGGCAAAGTGACGGGCGGGGTTCACGTAGGCGCGGCGGGTGCGGGACGCCGTGAAGCGCAGGGCATGGCGGATGACCCCCTGTTCCGTCACCTCGTCGTATCGGACCAGCCCCGGGAAGATCGGCAATCCCGCCGCGTCGGCGGAGGTCCAGCCCGCGGGGCGCAGCGCGTTCGAACCGAGGTCGAACACGGCGCCGGAGCCCGCGGTGAAACCCGCTCCGGACGGGTACGCGGCGAACAGCTCGAACAACGTCCAGTGGTCCCGGTCGATCACGAGGATGTGCCGGTCCCCCTGCGAATCCGCCCCGCCCTCGATCGGAGCGCCGGGAGGGATCGGGTACGGGCCCGGATCGCTTTCCTCTGCGTACTGGAACGAAACGGGCACGCCGGGGGTGTCTCCCAACACGACGATGTACGGGATCCCGAACGGACCGCCGTTCCAGTCCGCGCCGAAGTCCGGATGGAAATGGGCGTTCCTGCCGATGCGGTCGATGATCGCGTCGGAGGCCGGGTCAACCGGCTCCTGATCGATGGGCGTGTTCCACGGGTTGTCGTCCGGGAACGGGCGGGCGCCACGCAAACTTGCGTTCGCTCCAAGGTCGGGAACGGCCGGCGTGCCGCCTGGAGGGTCGCCCGGGAGGGGTGCCTGGACCGCGGAGGAGCTTCCTCCTCCGCCGCAATCGGAGACGGCGATGAATATCGCAACCGGCAGCATAAAGGCGCGAATGCGCGTCCTTAAAGTCCCTTCCATTTCCGGGAAACAAGCAATCGTCATACCGCTCGGTATTTCGCGGAATTGCACGTCTTTAGGAACCACGTTGCGTTACGGAAATGTAACAGTACCCGAAACGTGATCGAAATCGCGAAAAGCGGCGTTATACCCGATGCAGCAATTCCACCAGGAGGTCGACGTCCAGCGGCTTCGCAAGGATGGCGAGCGGGTGCACCTCCCTTGCCTTGGCGAGCGTTTCCGGGTCTTCCAGTCCGGTCATGAAGATCACCGGGATCTTGAGGCGCCCGGCGATTTCCCGTGCGGCGCCCAGCCCGTCGATCGAACCGCGGATGCGGACGTCCATGAGGACGACGTCGGGACCCAGCCTCTCCGCCGCGCGCACGGCTTCTTCGCCGTTGTCCACGACGCCCGCGACGCCGATGCCCTGCAGCGGGATCACATCCGCGAGGGCCATGGCGTGGATGGCCTCGTCTTCCACGATGAGCACTTTCTTGGTCATGCCCGCGCCGCCAGCTCCGCGAGGAGCGCTTTCTTCTCCGCCAGCGATTCCCGGAGCGCCTCCTCCATCCGCCTGCGCTCCGTGATGTCTTGGACGGTCCCGAACCCGCCGAGCAGGGCCCCCCGGGCATCGAATTCCAGCTCCGCCTTCTCCCGGACCCACTTCACGTTCCCGCCCACGACGATCCGGTGCTCGATGTCGTAGGATTCTCCCCGCAGCGCGGCCGTCCATTTCATGTCGACGTAATCGCGATCGTCGGGGTGCACGGTCGAGAGGAAGGATTCGTACGAAAGCCGCGTCCCCGCCGGGACGCCGAAGATCCGGTGCGCTTCCCCGGACCAGAACAGCTCGTTCCGGCGGACGTCCAGCCGCCAGCTCCCCGTCCGGGACACGGCCTGCGCGCGGACGAGGTCCTCCTCGCTGCGCCGCAACGCCTCGAGCGCGAGCTCGCGGTCCTCGGCCAGCCTGGCGAGCTTCATCTCCGCGTCTTTTCGCTCGCTGACGTCCCGGCTGG
This is a stretch of genomic DNA from Thermodesulfobacteriota bacterium. It encodes these proteins:
- a CDS encoding response regulator, giving the protein MTKKVLIVEDEAIHAMALADVIPLQGIGVAGVVDNGEEAVRAAERLGPDVVLMDVRIRGSIDGLGAAREIAGRLKIPVIFMTGLEDPETLAKAREVHPLAILAKPLDVDLLVELLHRV